A single region of the Nocardioides aurantiacus genome encodes:
- a CDS encoding IclR family transcriptional regulator yields MTGDRSGESTSGTQAVDRAAALLTRIVEADRPVTFAELTEELGLARSTTSRLLNALERGRLLERTAPGEYRGGPLFVLYAARHDRTQQLARLATPILEAVGEVTRETVHLAVANGGWVEHVAQVDGTYLLGASDWNDVEVPVHCSALGKVLLAWKRLELPDGRLAAPTDQTITLRTDLEEDLEWVREHGYAVTHDELEIGLSGVAAPVFGPDDDVVAAVGVSGPTARLEQRAEEIGQLLVHHARTLSRRLQPGTPTEGAT; encoded by the coding sequence GTGACGGGCGACCGGAGTGGCGAGAGCACCAGCGGGACGCAGGCGGTCGACCGTGCTGCGGCGCTGCTGACCCGCATCGTCGAGGCCGACCGCCCCGTCACCTTCGCCGAGCTGACCGAGGAGCTCGGGCTGGCCCGCTCGACCACCTCGCGGCTGCTCAACGCGCTGGAGCGTGGACGGCTGCTCGAGCGCACCGCCCCGGGGGAGTACCGCGGCGGACCCCTCTTCGTGCTGTACGCCGCCCGCCACGACCGCACCCAGCAGCTGGCCCGGCTCGCGACACCGATCCTGGAGGCCGTCGGTGAGGTGACCCGCGAGACGGTGCACCTCGCGGTCGCCAACGGCGGCTGGGTCGAGCACGTCGCCCAGGTCGACGGCACCTACCTCCTCGGCGCCAGCGACTGGAACGACGTCGAGGTGCCGGTGCACTGCTCGGCGCTGGGCAAGGTGCTGCTGGCGTGGAAGCGCCTCGAGCTGCCCGACGGGCGTCTGGCGGCCCCGACCGACCAGACGATCACGCTGCGCACCGACCTCGAGGAGGACCTCGAGTGGGTGCGCGAGCACGGCTACGCCGTCACCCACGACGAGCTCGAGATCGGGCTGTCCGGCGTCGCCGCCCCTGTCTTCGGCCCCGACGACGACGTGGTCGCCGCGGTCGGTGTGTCCGGTCCCACGGCGCGGCTGGAGCAGCGCGCCGAGGAGATCGGGCAGCTCCTGGTCCACCACGCCCGGACGCTCTCGAGGCGGCTCCAGCCCGGCACCCCCACGGAAGGCGCGACATGA
- a CDS encoding corrinoid protein gives MTPDEILKGLYDETLLGNGPRVLELTHEALGMEMEPQSLLFDALIPSLEEVGARFERGDYFVPEMLVAGRAMAGAMEVLRPLLAETGVETVGKFLMGTVKGDVHDIGKNLVNIMLEGAGFEVIDLGVQVAPETFIAKIQEHQPDIVGFSAFLTTTMPMFKANINALQKAGMRDDVIVMVGGAPVTQEYADAVGADGYAADASGCVRKAKALLQEKRAKVLA, from the coding sequence ATGACACCCGACGAGATCCTCAAGGGGCTCTACGACGAGACCCTGCTCGGCAACGGCCCGCGGGTCCTCGAGCTGACCCACGAGGCCCTGGGGATGGAGATGGAGCCGCAGTCGCTGCTCTTCGACGCCCTGATCCCGTCCCTGGAGGAGGTCGGTGCCCGCTTCGAGCGGGGCGACTACTTCGTGCCGGAGATGCTCGTCGCCGGCCGCGCCATGGCCGGCGCGATGGAGGTGCTGCGACCGCTGCTCGCCGAGACCGGCGTCGAGACCGTCGGCAAGTTCCTGATGGGCACCGTCAAGGGCGACGTCCACGACATCGGCAAGAACCTCGTCAACATCATGCTCGAGGGCGCCGGATTCGAGGTGATCGACCTCGGCGTGCAGGTGGCCCCGGAGACGTTCATCGCCAAGATCCAGGAGCACCAGCCCGACATCGTCGGCTTCTCGGCCTTCCTCACCACGACGATGCCGATGTTCAAGGCCAACATCAACGCGCTCCAGAAGGCCGGCATGCGCGACGACGTCATCGTGATGGTGGGCGGCGCGCCGGTCACCCAGGAGTACGCCGACGCGGTCGGTGCCGACGGCTACGCCGCGGACGCCTCGGGCTGCGTGCGCAAGGCCAAGGCCCTGCTGCAGGAGAAGCGCGCGAAGGTGCTCGCCTGA